The sequence below is a genomic window from Corynebacterium afermentans subsp. afermentans.
CTCCCACGATCTGGCGGTGGTGCGCCAGATTTCGGATACCGTGAGTGTGTTCAGCCGCGGCCGCCAGGTGGAATACGGGGCGACCAACGACGTGTTTGCGCACCCGAAGCACGACGTCACCCGCGAGCTCATCAACGCCATCCCCGGCACCGTGTTCCGGGCCCGACAGTTAGGAGAGTTTGTTGTCTAACGACATTATCGACCTGCTCGCAGAAACCCCGGCCGACCTTGCCGACCTGCGCCGCCGCCGACCCGAAGCGGTTGAAAACGCCCAGCGCAGCTTCGCAGCCCTGTTTGAGCCCACCAACCCGACACTCATCGAGGCCCTGCCGGTATCCACCCGCTATGCCGTCGCCGCCTTCGTCGCCGGCATTTCCGGTGCACAGCGTGCCGCGGAGTTCTACGCGGACTTGCTTGCCGACGAAGACGAGTCGCTCGTTGCCGTGGTCGAAGACGCGGTGCGCGCAGGTGTGTCCGCCGGCCCGTACGCGGGCGGGGACTTTGTCACCTTCGGCGACAACGCACTCGCCGTCGCCTTCGACTTCGCCCACCTGCTGACCTTCCACCCGAAGGACGCCTCGCCCGCAGCGATCGGGCACCTGCAGGAGGTGGGCTACAACGAGAACGCGATTGTCTCGCTCGGTCAGCTCATCGCCTTTGTGGCGTTCCAGCTGCGTGTCGTGCACGGCGTGCGTGTGCTGGCGGGTGGCGGCGGGGTGCCGGAGGGCGTCGATAGGCGAGCTGGCGTTGCGGATCCCGGTTGGGCGCCCGCCGCTGCCACCCTGCAGCCCGAGGTGGTCGCGCCCGAGAAGTTTGTCGCGCACCCGCTGGGGTGGAAGCCGTGGGTGGCGCCGCTGGAAAAGGGCGAGCTGACCGACGCGCACATTGACGCGCTGATCAAGCCCGAGCGCGCCGACATGGAGTACTTCCGCCTGCTCGCGCGCGACCCGCAGGCGCTGAAAGCCCGCACGCTGACGGACCTGGACATCTTCTACAACACCGAAGGAGGGCTGGGCCGCGCCGAGCGCGAACTCGCCGCTACTGTGGCCTCGCGCCTGAACGGCTGCGAGTACTGCGCATCCGTGCACCAGGCACGTTCCAAGGATGAGGGCGGCGACGCGGAGGCCATTGACACGCTTCTCGACGAAGGCGTCACCGCCGACCTCTCATCCGATCTGTGGAACGCCATCCGCGACGCCGCGGTGGCGCTGACCCGCACCCCCTACGAGTTCGGCGCGCCGCACGTGGACGCGCTGCGGGCCGCTGGCCTGGACGACCTGGCGGTGCTGGACGTGGTGAACTCGTCCGCGTTCTTCAACTGGGCGAACCGGCTCATGCTCACCCTCGGCGCGCCGGATGTGCCGAAGCGTTACCGTTAGCTGGTTTTGGCTAGCGCCAGACCAGGTCGTCGTTGCTGTTGGGGCCTGCCGGCGGCTCCGGCTGGCGCGCGTAGGTGAAGAACCAGACGAAGAAGAACACGGCGAAGCTGAGCAGCGCGCCGCGCAGGTCTGCCGCCTGGTTAAGCGCGGGCAGGCAGATAATCAGGCCGAGAAGCAGCCACCACCCGGGCTTGCGTTCCTCAATCTCGTGCGGGGTGAGCTGCTCTTTCGGTGTGACGATCGCCTTGGCCGGGGTGATGGTCATGCCCACGCGCGGCATGACAAACCAGCACAGCAGGTAGGCGAAGATGCCGCCGCCGAAAACGAGGCTGAAGATGACAAACGCGATGCGCATGGCCACCGGGTCCACCTTGTAGCGCTCACCGGCGCCGACGCAGACACCGGCGATGACGGCGCGCCCACCCTCGTCCTTCGGGATGCGGTACGGGCGCGTGTCCCACATGTGCTTAAGCGATGTCGAAGATCCTTGAGCCATACGTGCCATTATCCGTGGGTTGGTTGGACTTCGCAGCCGGGGTTTCGGCGTGGCGGGGCTGTCTTGCTGTTTGCCGGCTGCGCCGTGCTGCCGACAGACCCCTAGTGAAAAACCCCGAGTATGCGCCGATTTCGGCCTTAATAGGGCTTTGCTACTAGGTGTCTGTGCGAAGGGGTGCTCCTGCGGAGCTCGAAAGCTACTAGAAAGCTACTCGAAAGGGAATGTTTCTAGGTTGAGCTGCGAAAACTCGTCTACTAGAAAGCCTTTCGAGTAGATCTACGCGTACGCGAGGCGCCGCGTGCCGTCCACGTGCGGGTACAGCACCCAGGCCGCCGCGGCCGCCAGCACACCCGCGACCCACGCGCCGAGTGTGGGCCAACCGGCCAGCGGCGCGAGCATCAGGAGCAGCCACCACAGCATCAGGGGGAGCACCATGCCTATCGACGGCACCCTGGCCACGTTCTTCTCATCCGCAAACGCCCTGAGCTGTTTGCGGTAGGGGTGCAGCAGCGTCACGGCGACGGCGGCAACGACGCACAGAATCGCCACGACTGCTTTGACACTCAGCGGCGCCTGCGAGGCCATCACGCCGACGGACCCGCCCACGCCGAGCGAACCCAGTGCCCGGACGACGGTCGGGGTGGGGATCGGCGTGACGCGGTTGCGGACCTCTGCTGCGCTGATGGGGATCACGAAAGGCGACGTTACCAGGGCACTTCACCGCCCGAATTAATCATGAGTGGGGAGATCATGGATTATTCGTATGGCCCCATGAGCCAGGTTCTCATGAGGGTGAAGTAGAAAACATGTTCGGCCAGGAGCGTTGCCTGTGTCGGCCCCGGGGTGCATACTGTTTGGCGTGAGTGGAACACCTATTCGAGCTGCGTCGGCAGCGGCGGCAAACCTGGCAGTTGTGGAAGAACCGCCAGCTCAGCCGTCGCGCGTCGACCAGGTCGCCGAGCTGCGCGCCCGCATGGCCGCTATCGGCGGGGAGGTTCCGCAACAGGTCGTCGAGGATGCGGAGACCCTTGCGGTGGCGGGTGGGCTTTCGCTCGTGCTGCCGAACGGTGGTCTGCCGCGCCGGGCGGTCACGCACGTCAGCGACACCCCGGCGCTGATCGTGGAGCTCATCGGCCAGGTGGTGCAGGCCGGCGGGCGCGCGGGCGTGGTGGGCTGGCCGGAGCTGTCGTACGCCAGCATCGACGCAGACGCGATGGAGCGAGTAGTGGCGGTGCCGGACGCGGGCCTCGACGACCTCAGCGTCGCTGGCGTGCTCGCCGAGGGCCTCGACCTGGTGGTGCTGCGCACCCGCAGCCCGTTCCAGCTCACTCCGGTTCGCGCACGCCCCCTGCTCGCCCGGATCCGGAAAGGTCAGGCCGCGCTGGTATGCGTGAACGTGGAAGTGCCCTCGCCGGCGCTGACGGTCACGGGCCAGCTCGCGCAGTTCCACGGCATCGGCCGGGGCATAGGCCGCATCACGGGCATCGACTTCGACGTCCGCGCGCAAGCCAAGGGATACCGGCCGGCCAGTGCGAGGGTGACGTTGGGCACCGGGGGCGTCGAGAAGCGAAGGCTCCGGGCCGTCACATGAGGGCCGCGGCACTGTGGTTTCCGGACTGGCCGGTGCAGGCGGCGCGGCTGGAATCGGGCGATGAGCTGACAGAACCCATCGCAATCGCGGCGCAGCACCGGGTAAAGGTGTGCTCGCACGCCGCGCGCCAGGTGGGCATCCGCCGCGGGATGCGGGTGCGCAACGCCCAGGCGGTCGCGCCCGAGCTGACGGTGGTAGAGGACAACCCGGACCGCGACGGGCGCATGTTCGCCTCGCTGGCCGCCAGCTTCGACGAGGTCGCCGCCAGCGTGGAGGTGATACGCCCTGGGCTCGTGGTGGTGGACGTGGACGCCGCGGGCCGCTTCCACGGCAGTGAGGGCAAAGCACTCGAGATGCTTATCGACGCCGCCTCGCGCCGCGGCATCGACGCCTTCGCAGGCGCCGCCGACGAGATCGCCACCGCGCTGATCGCCGCGCGCACCTCCCAGGTGATCCCGCCGGGAGGATCGGCCGAGTTTTTGGCAGTGCAGCCGCTGGGCGTGCTGGTGGCGGAAGAGTCGCTCGCTGCGGACATGGACACCGTCAAAGCGCTGGGGCAGCTTGGCATTTCCACACTCGGGGAGCTGGCGAAACTGCCGCCGAACGCGGTGACCACCCGTTTTGGCACCAAAGGTATGCGCATCCACCGCATTGCCTCCGCCGCGCCGGACCGCCGCGTCGCCCCGGAGCTGCCGGTGGAGGACCTCGCCGTGGCGATCACCCCCGAGGACCCGATCGAGCGCGTGGACGCCGCCGCGTTCGCCGCCCGGGCCCTGGCCGCCAGCCTGCACGAACGACTCAAAGACACCGGCCGCAACTGCCTGCGCCTGAAAGTTATCGCCGAGCTTCACGACGGCTCCCGCGTCGAACGCGTCTGGCGCACTCGCGAACCGCTCACCGAAGCCGCCACCGCGGACCGCGTGCGCTGGCAGCTCGACGGCTGGCTGACAAACGGCGGCGCCGGCGCAATCACCAGCCTCATCCTCGAGCCGCTCGAATTCGCCGCGCCCGAACCAGTCGGCGAACTGTGGGCCGACGGCGCCTCCACCGACACCGCGCGCCGGGTGGTGGAGCGCGTCCAATCCCAACTCGGCATCGACGCGGTGCTTCAACCGCGGCTCGTCGGCGGGCGCGGGGTGGCCGAGCGCGTGGCGATGGTGCCGTTCGGGGAGGAACCGGAGGACGTCGATAGGCAATCGTGGCCCGGTGCGATCCCTCAACCCCTGCCCGCGCGCCTCGGCGGCGGCATCGACCACCCGGCCTCGCGCATCATGCTTATCAACGCTGCCGGCGCCCCCGTCATCGTCACCGCCGAAGCCCTGCTAAACAGCGAGCCGTACGGACTGGCCTGGGGCGACAAGCGCTACCTCGTCACCGGATGGGCGGGCCCGTGGCCCGTAGACGCGGACTGGTGGATGCAAACCAAACTGCCCGCAGGCCGCGTCGCGCGCATGCAGGTCGTGGGCCGCGAAGGAGGGGAAGGAGGCGCCGCGACCGGCTGGCTTTTGGTGTGGAGCCGGCGCAGCTGGCGCGTGGAAGCGGTGTATTAGCTACTTCTGCACGATATCCACGACAACGCGCGTGGGATCCTTGAGCACCTGCACCGAGTACGGCAGCTCGGAGCGCAGTCCCACCACGACCTGGCTGCGGCCCTCGTACGTGCCCGCGCTGATCACGTCGATGACGTTGCCGGTGTCGCCCGCCATGGTCACCGGGACGTCGTTGTCCTTGCCCAGCTCAAAGGGGTATACGGTGCCGTCGACGTTGATGTTGAGGAAAAAGTTGCCCGCCACCTGCAGCGGTTGGCCCACCGTCTCCTGCATCGGGGTGGAGGTGTAGTCCACGAACCAGCCCGGATCGCCGTCGCCTGCCAAGTCCACCACCACGCGGTCGAAGCCCTCGTGCGCGCCGACGCGCACGCCCACCACGGCCAGGCGCGAGGGCTCGGACGGGCGCTGCGTCTTCGGCGACGAGTCTGCAGCGCCCAGCGGCTGCGGTTTCTTAGCGGGGGAGGCCAAGCTGCCCGTCAGGGTTTTTCCGGCACCGTCGCCGACGACGCTGCAGGCGCTGCACGCCACAGAAGCAGCCACGCACGCGCCCGCGAGCGCCACGCGCGAAAGACCGGAGAATTTAAACACCCAGTCACCGTAGCCAGAGGCCAGGTGAGAACAAAAAGAAAGGAGGCGAAATCGTAAAAGGTTATTTAACCGTTATAACTTGGAATGATGTCCAAGAGGGTGGCTTACGGGTTAGGGCATGCTTAGCTATGGTGGTGCCATGCAACAACTGCCCTGCTCTGACGTAGAGGTTGAACCGCTGCCGGGAACCGCCAAACCCGGCTCCGTGTACGTGCTTTTTGAGTGGCCGGAAGCCTGGCCCCGCGACGTCATGGGCGACGCCGCCCTCGGCGAGGAGCTCACCGCGAAACTTGGGCCCATGCTCGAAGAGCACGACGCGACGCTACTGCTCATCCGCCACCCAACGCGTGAGGGCCGCAACATCACCGACCACCAC
It includes:
- a CDS encoding alkylhydroperoxidase domain protein, giving the protein MSNDIIDLLAETPADLADLRRRRPEAVENAQRSFAALFEPTNPTLIEALPVSTRYAVAAFVAGISGAQRAAEFYADLLADEDESLVAVVEDAVRAGVSAGPYAGGDFVTFGDNALAVAFDFAHLLTFHPKDASPAAIGHLQEVGYNENAIVSLGQLIAFVAFQLRVVHGVRVLAGGGGVPEGVDRRAGVADPGWAPAAATLQPEVVAPEKFVAHPLGWKPWVAPLEKGELTDAHIDALIKPERADMEYFRLLARDPQALKARTLTDLDIFYNTEGGLGRAERELAATVASRLNGCEYCASVHQARSKDEGGDAEAIDTLLDEGVTADLSSDLWNAIRDAAVALTRTPYEFGAPHVDALRAAGLDDLAVLDVVNSSAFFNWANRLMLTLGAPDVPKRYR
- a CDS encoding PspC domain-containing protein, which produces MAQGSSTSLKHMWDTRPYRIPKDEGGRAVIAGVCVGAGERYKVDPVAMRIAFVIFSLVFGGGIFAYLLCWFVMPRVGMTITPAKAIVTPKEQLTPHEIEERKPGWWLLLGLIICLPALNQAADLRGALLSFAVFFFVWFFTYARQPEPPAGPNSNDDLVWR
- a CDS encoding Y-family DNA polymerase produces the protein MRAAALWFPDWPVQAARLESGDELTEPIAIAAQHRVKVCSHAARQVGIRRGMRVRNAQAVAPELTVVEDNPDRDGRMFASLAASFDEVAASVEVIRPGLVVVDVDAAGRFHGSEGKALEMLIDAASRRGIDAFAGAADEIATALIAARTSQVIPPGGSAEFLAVQPLGVLVAEESLAADMDTVKALGQLGISTLGELAKLPPNAVTTRFGTKGMRIHRIASAAPDRRVAPELPVEDLAVAITPEDPIERVDAAAFAARALAASLHERLKDTGRNCLRLKVIAELHDGSRVERVWRTREPLTEAATADRVRWQLDGWLTNGGAGAITSLILEPLEFAAPEPVGELWADGASTDTARRVVERVQSQLGIDAVLQPRLVGGRGVAERVAMVPFGEEPEDVDRQSWPGAIPQPLPARLGGGIDHPASRIMLINAAGAPVIVTAEALLNSEPYGLAWGDKRYLVTGWAGPWPVDADWWMQTKLPAGRVARMQVVGREGGEGGAATGWLLVWSRRSWRVEAVY
- a CDS encoding AMIN-like domain-containing (lipo)protein, whose product is MFKFSGLSRVALAGACVAASVACSACSVVGDGAGKTLTGSLASPAKKPQPLGAADSSPKTQRPSEPSRLAVVGVRVGAHEGFDRVVVDLAGDGDPGWFVDYTSTPMQETVGQPLQVAGNFFLNINVDGTVYPFELGKDNDVPVTMAGDTGNVIDVISAGTYEGRSQVVVGLRSELPYSVQVLKDPTRVVVDIVQK